The DNA region CGGCGACAGTCCTCTCGGCGGCCTCCGCGCCACCATCCGCATCCCGGCGTGAGGTCCAGATGGCGATCGACCCGAAAGAGATGATCTGGCTCAATTCTCCGCCCCTGGCGGAGGTTTGTGAGGGTGCATTGCACGTCCGATCAGGCAAAAAGACAGACTTCTGGCAAGGCACCTATTACGGCTTCCATCGCGACGACGGTCATTTTCTGCATCACCAGCGCAAGGGCGACTTCACGGCAGAAGTGACATTCTCAGGCCGCTATCAGGAGCTTTACGACCAGGCCGGCCTGATGGTCCGTGCGGATTCAGCACGCTGGATGAAATGCGGGGTCGAATACACCGATGGCGCAAAGCACTTCAGCACCGTCGTCACCAATGGCAATTCCGACTGGTCGGCCTTTCGCATCGAGCATGAATTCGAACGGCTCTCCCTTCGCGTGACCCGCAACAAGGACGCGCTCTTTATTCAGTACCGGACCGACCGGATCAGCGAATGGCGCATGGCGCGCCTCGCCTGGTTCAATCCGTCGATTGAAGAGGTGATGGTCGGCCCGGCATTCTGCTCGCCGCAGCGCGCAGGCTTCGAGGCCGTCTTTCACGATTTTACGCTGACCGATCCGGTCTCGCGCGACATTCACTGATCACATCAGCTTCTTGCCATTCGGCACCGCTTTGTCTGTCGCGGCGAGAACGATCGCGCCCGCTTCGTCCTCGAAGCCGAGGGTCAGGACCTCCGAGCGGAACGGCCCGATCTGGCGTGGCGGGAAATTCACCACTCCTAGAACCTGGCGGCCGACGAGGTTTTCCAGCGTGTAGTGCACGGTGATCTGTGCCGAGGATTTCTTGACGCCGATCTGCGGGCCGAAATCGATCAGCAGCTTGACCGCCGGCTTTCGGGCTTCCGGAAAGGGTTCGGCCTCAATGATCGTGCCGACACGAATGTCCACACGTTCGAAATCGGCATAGGTGATTTCCTCAGCCATCGCGATGCCCTTCAGCCGGCCAGTTCTTCAGCACGCTTGCGGGCAGCTGCAAGAGCCTTGTCGAACAGCGGCTGCATGCCCTCTTCCGCCATCAGCACGGAAAGGGCCGCGGCCGTCGTGCCACCAGGCGACGTGACGTTCTGGCGAAGCTTCGAGGCGTCGTCGGGGGACTGGTGTAGGAGTTCACCAGCCCCCGCGACAGTCTCCCGCGCAAGACGCATGGCGAGGTCCGCCGGCAGGCCAAGTTTACGGCCTGCTTCTGCCATACACTCGACGAGATAGAACACATAAGCCGGGCCGCTACCGGACAATGCCGTCACGGCATCGATATCGGACTCGGCCGAGACCCACTCGACGGGACCAGAGACGCGAAGAAGGGAATGAACGCGATCACGCTGCCGGGCGCTGACGCGCGCATTGGCGAAGGCGCCGGTGACGCCGCGGCCGATCATGGCGGGCGTGTTCGGCATGGCGCGAACCATAGCGGCCTCGCCGAGATGCTTTTCGAGGAAAGCCAGCGTCTTGCCAGCAGCCACTGAAACGACCACCGTCTTGGATCCGACGGCGCTCTTCACCGGCGGTAGGACTGTTTCCATCACCTGCGGTTTCACCGCGAGGAAGATGACATCCGCCTTCAGACCGGCGGGAACGGTTGAGGCATGCGTCGCGCCCGCATCGCCGATGACCTTCATCATCGTGGGTGACGGACCCGGATCGATCACGACAACGGAGGATCCCGGAACACCGCTCTTCAGCCAGCCGGAGAGCATCGCGCCGCCCATATTGCCGGCGCCGACGAGAACGACTGTATCGGAAGACGATGGTGACATTTTACGCTTCGCCGACCGTTTCGAAGAGAACTGCTTCCATAGCCTTGGCGGCATCCAGGCCGGACCAGATGACGAACTGGAACGCCTGATAGTAAGCTTCGCAGGTATCGAGGGCGCTGGAAAGCAAAACTTCCACCTGACGGTTCGTCGGCTCGGCCCCGCCCGCCAGCAGCAGCGACTGCCGGAAGATGATCACATCTTCCTGCCGCCACAAATCGAAATGGCCCATC from Rhizobium sullae includes:
- the proC gene encoding pyrroline-5-carboxylate reductase; translated protein: MSPSSSDTVVLVGAGNMGGAMLSGWLKSGVPGSSVVVIDPGPSPTMMKVIGDAGATHASTVPAGLKADVIFLAVKPQVMETVLPPVKSAVGSKTVVVSVAAGKTLAFLEKHLGEAAMVRAMPNTPAMIGRGVTGAFANARVSARQRDRVHSLLRVSGPVEWVSAESDIDAVTALSGSGPAYVFYLVECMAEAGRKLGLPADLAMRLARETVAGAGELLHQSPDDASKLRQNVTSPGGTTAAALSVLMAEEGMQPLFDKALAAARKRAEELAG
- a CDS encoding DUF1349 domain-containing protein, with the protein product MAIDPKEMIWLNSPPLAEVCEGALHVRSGKKTDFWQGTYYGFHRDDGHFLHHQRKGDFTAEVTFSGRYQELYDQAGLMVRADSARWMKCGVEYTDGAKHFSTVVTNGNSDWSAFRIEHEFERLSLRVTRNKDALFIQYRTDRISEWRMARLAWFNPSIEEVMVGPAFCSPQRAGFEAVFHDFTLTDPVSRDIH
- a CDS encoding tRNA-binding protein, whose product is MAEEITYADFERVDIRVGTIIEAEPFPEARKPAVKLLIDFGPQIGVKKSSAQITVHYTLENLVGRQVLGVVNFPPRQIGPFRSEVLTLGFEDEAGAIVLAATDKAVPNGKKLM